DNA from Salvelinus sp. IW2-2015 unplaced genomic scaffold, ASM291031v2 Un_scaffold1925, whole genome shotgun sequence:
GgtagcagagtagagcagaatcTGTCTCTGTTTGGGCAGGTAGCTCAGTACCTCRTCCATCATCACCACAAAGTCCTGGGACAGCAGCTTGTCTGCctgggggacagacagagacaacaacatAATGGATCTACAGTTGACTGGTAACTACGGGTAAAGTAACCAGGTAACAGTTCAGTTGAAGACACCGAGACTAAAGGAACACAGCACATGGTAAACGAACACCCGCAGCTCACCTCATCCAGAACAATCATCTGAACCTGATTGACTTTGGCCACACCCTTCTTAATGAGGTCCAGGATCCTCCCAGGGGTGGCAATCACAACGTGTACTAGAGACAAAAGATTAGAATGATTATAAAACACAAATCACAAGGTGAACTACAAAAGAATAATGCAATTGAAAAGATAAGCCTAGCATCACCATACATTTGAGACTTGAGTTAAGGTGACTTGGTCATTGAATAACACCAAAGTCATGTTTAAATCTAACTGGCTCTTGGCCAGGTGAGGTGTACCTGTCTCGTCGAGCCTCATGATGTCATCGCGGAGGTTGGTGCCGCCCGTTGTAGCCATGACTTTCACCCCGCCCATGTGTTTGCTGATCTGGATACAGATCTGGCTCACCTGCAAGGCCAGTTCTCTGGTGGGGACGATGCCCATCGCTGGGGAGGAGAGAACCATACGTTTGATCATATATCCCTACGGAATGTtctcagaccccttgatttttttttttacacatttggttacgttacagccttattctaaaacggagtcaataaaataaatcctcagcaatctacacagaaaaccccattatgacaaagcaaaaatagtggatttttttcttctaatttatatatttcttataaacttaagtatcacatttacagaggtattcagtccctttactcagtactttgttgaaacacctttggcagcgattaaaacCAAATACAGTGTactgcttacttaaaagcccttaaccaacaacgcggttcaaaatataaataattaatgagcaacaataaaataacaatagtgaggctatatacaggggtacccgggtacaagtcagtgtggaggctatatcaagggggtaccggtacagagtcaatgtggaggctatatacagggggtactggtacagagtcaatgtggaggctatatacagggggtaccggtacagagtcaatgtggaggatataaacagggggtaccggtacagagtcaatgtggagggtatatacagggggtaccggtacagagtcatgtggaggctatatacagggtgttacggtacagagtcaatgtggaggctatatacagggggtaccggtacgagtcaatgtggaggcaatatacagggtgttacggtacagagtcaatgtggaggctatatacaggtgttacggtacagagtcaaaggtggaggctatatacagggtgttacggtaagagagtctatatacagggtgttacggtacagagtcaatgtggaggctatatacagggtgttacggtacagagtcaagtggaggctatatacagggtgttacggtacagagtcaatgtggaggctatatacagggtgttacggtacagagcaatgtggagggtattatacagggtgttacggtacagagtcaatgtggaggctatatacagggtgttacggtacagagtcaatgtggaggctatatacagggtgttacggtacagagtcaatgtgaaggctatatacaggggggtgatggtacagagtcaatgtggaggctatatacagggtYTTACGGTACGGGTTAGAAGGCAGGTTGGGGGAACTACATTAGTCTATACAGAGATCAGACTAGTCTGGCACTTTCACAAATCGGCATTTTCAATTCTACTGAAGACAGTTGGTCTACTGAGACCCAAAGGTTAGGCAAGGTAATGATGGACATGTGGATCCAAGTGTTTTACATCTGTTTAAAACAAAAGGCAATGGGTCATAGGTTGACAAGTGGAATCTCACCTTGTATGCAGTCCTTCTTCAGGTCAATACGTTCCAATAGGGGAATGAGGTAGGCTCCGCTCTTTCCTGTCCCGTTCTTGGCCCTGGCCAGAATGTCCCTCCCAGACAACGCTATGGGGATGCTCTCCTCCTAGAGAAGGAAAGGCAACACGTTAAGAGTCCACTTATCCCCTCGAGAACCCAGGGCCTTGAGGTCTGCCtgagtcccaaaatggcacctcaTTATCTATATTAGTGCCAcagacaaaagtagtgcattacatagggaatagggctccattTGGAACACCTCTACACCTTGCTGGTGGTCATCCTCCCCCCCTCTAATCAGAGATTCATTCAGACCTCTGCTGAGACACCAGGTGAGTGGAATCTCTGGGCCAATCAGTTCCATTCAAATCAACCAACGAACTAAAAAGGAgaacagagaagcagcagcaCTGCAGCTCCCAGACTGGACCCGCCCCCGGGGCTCAGACTGGACCCGCCCCCGGGGCTCAGACTGGACCCGCCCRCGGGYCTCAGACTGGACCCGCCCCCGGGGGTCAGACTGGACCGCCCACGGGGGTCAGACTGGATCCACCCTCGGGGTCAGACTGGACCGCCCCCACCCATTTGGCCCTCATCTTTAATCACTAAcggttacagatccatacagctatggagcctccatcctactaaccTACACTGTAgcggttacagatccatacagctgtAGAGCCTCCATTCCTAAAACTACACTGTAGCGGTAAAcggatccatacagctatggaccctccatcctactaaactacactgtagcagttacagatccatacagctatggagcctccatcctactaaactacactgtagcagttacagatccatacagctatggagcctccatcctactaaactacatgtagtagttacagatccatacagctatggagcctccatcctactaaactacactgtagcggttacagatccatacagcctccatcctactaaactacactgtagtagttacagatccatacagcccccatcctactaaactacactgtagcagttacagatccatacagcctccatcctactaaactacactgtagcgttacagatccatacagctgtggacctccatcctactaaactacactgtagcagttacagatccatacagctatggagcctccatcctactaaacacACTGTAgcggttacagatccatacagcctccatcctactaaactacactgtagtagttacagatccatacagccccatcctactaaactacactgtagtagttacagatccatacagctatggagcctccatcctactaaactacactgtagtagttcagatccatacagctatggagcctccatcctactaaactacactgtagcagttacagatccatacagctatggacctccatcctactaaactacactgtagcagttacagatccatacagctatggagcctccatcctactaaactacactgtagtagttacagatccatacagccccatcctactaaactacactgtagcagttacagatccatacagctatggagcctccatcctactaaactacactgtagcggtaacagatccatacagctatggaccCTCCAtccactaaactacactgtagcagttacagatccatacagcctccatcctactaaactacactgtagcggtacagatccatacagcatGGAGCctcatcctactaaactacatgTAGCGtaacagatccatacagctatggaccctccatcctactaaactacactgtagcggttaacagatccatacagctccatcctactaaactacaccgtagtagttacagatccatacagcctccatcctactaaactacactgtagtagttacagatccatacagctatggagcctccatcctactaaactacactgtagcagttacagatccatacagctatggagcctccatcctactaaactacactgtagcagttacagatccatacagctatggagcctccatcctactaaactacactgtagtagttacagatccatacagcccccatcctactaaactacactgtagcagttacagatccatacagctatggagcctccatcctactaaactacactgtagtagttacagatccatacagctgtAGAGCCTCCATCTACTAAACTACATGTAGCGGTAACAGATCCATACAGCTgtagagcctccatcctactaaactacactgtagtagttacagatccatacagcccctcctactaaactacactgagcagttacagatccatacagctatggagcctccatcctactaaactacactgtagcagttacagatccatacagctatggagcctccatcctactaaactacactgtagcatttacagatccatacagcctccatcctactaaactacactgtagcagttacagatccatacagctatggagcctccatcctactaaactacactgtagcagttacagatccatacagctatggagcctccatcctactaaactacactgtagcagttacagatccatacagcctccatcctactaaactacactgtagcagttacagatccatacagcctccatcctactaaactacactgtagcagttacagatccatacagctatggagcctccatcctactaaactacactgtagcagttacagatccatacagctatggagctccatcctactaaactacactgtagtagttacagatccatacagctatggagcctccatcctactaaactacactgtagcagttacagatccatacagctatggagcctccatcctactaaactacactgtagtagttacagatccatacagctatggagcctccatcctactaaactacactgtagtagttacagatccatacagctatggagcctccatcctactaaactacactgtagcagttacagatccatacagctatggagcctccatcctactaaactacactgtagcagttacagatccatacagctatgagcctccatcctactaaactacactgtagcagttacagatcatacagcctccatcctactacactacactgtagcagttacagatccatacagctatggagcctccatcctactaaactacactgtagtagttacagatccatacagctatggagcctccatcctactaaactacactgtagcagttacagatccatacagctatggagcctccatcctactaaactacaccgtagtagttacagatccatacagctatggagcctccatcctactaaactacactgtagcagttacagatccatacagctatggagcctccatcctactaaactacactgtagcagttacagatccatacagctatggagcctccatcctactaaactacactgtagtagttacagatccatacagcctccAGAGATCATGAACAAGAGCTAATACACATACCATGCAGCCAGTGTCCTGTATGCAGCGGCTACGTAGCAACATTAGCTCTTAGCGTACCTGTATTGGAGAGGGTTTCTCCCAGCCCACCTCAAAGATGCCATCAGCAGCTCCCTCTTCAGGCAGTAgtcttcaaactcattgcctttAGTCGCCGTTACGTCCTGTTGTACATCGGATCaacattgaaacaacattgaatCAACTTAACATTGATTATAATGAGAGAGAAATGAACTAAGAACCTGACTCCTACTGCCCTAGTGTAACATAGACATACTCTGCCCAGTGTAACATAAGAACCGACTACTACTGCCCTAGTGTAACATAAGAACCCGACTACTACTGCCCAGTGTAACATAAGAACCTGAACTACTGACTGCCCTACTAGCTGTAACATAAGAACCCGACTACTACTGCCCAGTGTAAACATAAAAAACGAACCCGACTACTACTGCCCTAGTGTAACATAAGAACCGACTACTACTGCCCTAGGTTGTAAACATAAGAACGCCGACTACTACTGCCCTAGTGTAACATAAGAACCCGACTACTACTGCCTAGTGTAACATAAGAACCCGACTACTACTGCCCTAGTGTAACATAAGAACCCGACTACTACTGCCCTAGTGTAACATAAGAACCCGACTACTACTGCCCTAGTGTAACATAAGAACGTGCCGTAAGCTcactcatttacatttaaatcatttagcagacgctcttatccagagcgacttacaaattggaaagttcatacatattcatcctggtccccccgtggggaatgaacccacaaccctggcgttgcaagcgccatgctctaccaactgagccacacYGGAGCCAAAGCCAACCTGAAATGTTGCCAGAGGCGCTATTGAATTGGATCCTTTTCTATAGCTTAACTGGTTTGTACATTGTCAAGCGGGCAGTCACGTGTGTTGGCCAGAGGACACTGGTTTAAGCCCAGTCAGAGGTAGCTTCAGGGACACAGCGCAAAATGCTAAGCTAGCACTCTTTTTGCTAACGCTAAGCtactctctctttatgtagtgttgtgttgtcccgcttgttgtgatgtgttttatcctatatttatattgtatttatttttaatcccaggcccccattcccgtaggaggccttttgccttttggtaggccgtcattgtaaataagaatttgttcttaactgacatgccaagttaaataaaggttaaataaataaaaatcacacGCCCTTTACACTAGACCACGGCAATAACTACAACAGTTTAAACTACATTTGATTCAAAAGGGAACATGTCCTTACCGAAGTTCTCATCCTCATGTCTTTTGGAGGGAGCGTCAAATTCCTCTTCCAGTCATCTCCAGGCCTGTGGAAAAATATGAGTTATGAGTACATGCCCCAAAAGAGAACGCTTGAGAGCCATTCGTTCACTGTAAATTAACTAGGACTCACTTGATGACAGTATTGGCTGTGGGGGTAGCTTTAGCCAACTGGGTGCTGCTAGGCCCAGTGCCGTTGTTGATTGTGCTGGAGGCCTGCTTCATCTGGCTGGACTGATGTGTCTGATGACTTCCTCCTCCGCTGCCCTGCCCTCCTGCAACCTTCACCACCGGGCCTCGGAGCTGGCCATTCTGGCTGGAATGGCCCAGTATCAATGGGTTATGGGTACTGGCGGTACTCATGGCTAGTCAATTATCCTATCCACAAAGGGCGTGATACAGTTCTTATTCTGattgtggtggtgtgggggggggggaaataaatcTTGAGGAATAGTCTGACTTCTCACAGGCTGTTATCCAAAGCAAATGTAATTAGATAGAAGCAATcgtctcctctcctgttcctcaATAGTATTGTTCTTTGCGGAACATCTCATCAAAAACTGTCAACAAAATGACTGacacaagcaacaacaaaaaaagaaaaaaagaagaaaccccgGTCTATTGACGCTTGGTGTAGCATAGGTCAGAGCGCCTTACGCCAGAGGCTGCATGGTCACACCTGTCTTAAATACTTCCATCCCCAGAACTCTTCACCCTGAGGTAGAGAAGAAGTGTCAGACAGGGTTTAGACATGTTATCACGGAAGACTTTATTGTTCATACAAAAATTGTTTAAAAAGGAAAAGTGAGGTACCTAATTTAGCTAGTTATCAAGTTCAGTTCACAGCAGAGTTCTAGCTAGTTCTTTAACGTAGCCAATAAAACCATGTCACTAACGCGTTAGAACTAGCACTAGTTGCTAGTTTGTAAACTAGCCCGACGGTTTAGCCAGCTACAAATTAACTAGCCGGGAGTGGTGCGTTTAATAAATAGTCTCACTAGTAGCTAATTGCATACAGACGCCAAAATGTTGTCAAAACGTGGTGCACCTTCGACGCGTTAGCGATAATATCTAACTAGCAAAACTTGCTAACTAACTAGCCGTGTGTTAGCCAAACGTCTGCTAACCGGtaactaactaacgttaactagggAGTtcctcctagccaccgtgcttctacatctgcattacttggtgtttaaggctgggtttcgtTTCGGTATAAGCATTttctgacatctgctgatgtaaaaagggctttaaaaatacatttgattgataacgttagctagctagcggcgcggcaaaaaaaacattatttatgcCAGGTGGATATTTAGAGGAAAGTCAACATAAATCACATATTTAGAAACAAACTTAAAGTATTAAACAAACATCACTTTCCCGACGTAGCTACCTACGTTAGTTAGCGAcctagctaactaatgttagctagctagctattttgctAGCTAAGGTTAAAACCAGAAGGGACGCAGGCTGAAGTAACGTTAACGCCATGAGCACAAAACATTGGAAAAAAGCTACGCCCCGCTGCCAAAACACCCCACATAGAAATACTGGTCGGTACATGTATATCAGGTCAAATATAGTCTACAAGGAGAGGATTAAGTGAACAGTTACCGCGGATTGTTGATattatctgttgttgttttttgactTCTCTGCTGTCAGCTGTTATTTGTAAAGCTACGGTTTGGTCTGAAACAGAAAGACCAAGATGGCCTCCCCTTCTATTTAAGCCCTCCCACTGTccgtcatcatcatcacctgATTCAATACCATYATAATCACCTGAAAAAAACCATTTCTTTATTACACATGCAACGATATAGACGTGTACACAGCACAATAACTATTAATAGCATTCTTCGCAATATTCAGCAAGCGAAATACTTCTCAGTATCGCAGCCTAGCAATCCCTTTTCTTCAGATGTAGATGAAACTGCATGCCTGTGTTGTCATTTGTCCTCTGCCACCCATATGCACCACACAAGTAAAATACATTTCtgctattttatttaaatgtcaaATCTAAATGTGAATCAAATAACATGCATGCATGATAAGTCATGATGAACTGCTCATTGTTCAATGGATATAAAAACCCAAAGAAATGTGCCAAATCTAAATTGTGTAAATTCTGAACATTGTTTAAACACTGTAATTATGTTAATGCATAACTCCCTCATTGCATCCATTAATTCCAGCTAACCACCTCATTAGTTCGTCTTCTATTTGATCTGATGAATAGAACATGAGGGAATAAAATCATGCATTTTAAAGCTCATAACTTTATGAACCAACTTAACCCTACTAGCCAACTATAATCAATCAGATCACTCATGGGCGCATCATAAACAAGCGTATTGAGGAAGTGACTACTGCATTGGTTGAATAGTTATTGTCTGTTTatagcatggggggggggggggtcaagggaTATAAAACCCAAACCcaacattacacacaccacatcagGGTCACCTGAAATTAGTATAACAAGCACACAAAAATGACTTATGACGAGGTGAGTCTGGCTAACTAAATGCTTTACATCCATGcaggtctgagcagattatttttgTAAGTGAGCATTGCCTCCAGAGCTAGAAATGTGGGTTTACTATATCTGGTTGTTCCGATTCTTGAGTTAACCAgcagaaaaatataatttttaattTAAAGTWAAAAAAATAATGTAAAGTAAGGTTACTTTAGAAAATGTAAATCTATTGAAATGAAACGGTAATATTCAATTGGTTAGTTTATTGTAATGGTGTTGACAGAATAAATACTGTTTTAAATCCCTGTATTAATATATATWTTTTTTAATCTGTAcaatgtgtaacctttatttaattggcaagtcagttaagaagaaattcttatttacaatgacagcctactccggCRaaacccggacgacactgtgccaattgtgcgccgccctatgggactcccaatcacggccggatgtgatacagcctggattattACAGCCAAAGAACCACTTAGATTCTGACCATGGCTAAAAAAAAAAGAGCTATTTCGTAACAACAGCATAGAGCAATGCATGTTTGATTGAATAGCATCCTCAGATGGGTGAATTGGTTACGGATGCCTGATCACAGATCCATGTACTACTTACCGTAAGAGAGGAAGTGAAAAatgtctgctctcctctctatTTCCTGTCTATTTGTGTTATATCTCTACAGAGAGGAAAGACATACACAGATGTCCTCTCCTTTATACTGCTGGGCTTCCCCTTTCCTACCTCTTTTCACTGCACTTGTCCACACACCAATTAAAAGCAATTAAGCcacaaaaacattttatattgaaCCAACATCATTATCCATTATCTTGTCAAAGAGGACGGTGACGTGATTTCAGGACGTCAAGCTGTGAGGTGTAAAGTAAAAGTACATCAATCGatatacaacaaaatatataacTTTCACCAGCAAAACATGCTTTTCGATCTGTTTGTTAACCTGTTTTTGAACCTGATTTGTAACCTGTTTTTCAACCTGATTTTCAACCTGTTTTTCAGGGTTCATTTGAGGGGggtattttctctggctttgaTAACTACTCAGATTTGCTGGAGAGTTCTAACAACAGTAGCAGTGATACTGAGTACACCTGTCCTGATGGAGCAGGTCTCCAGCTGTTTCATACTGTGTTCCAACCCCTGGTCTACAGCCTGGTGTTCTTCCTGGGgctgacaggtacacacacacacacacacacacacacacacacccaccacacacacacacaccacacacacaccacacacacacacacacacacacacacacacacacacacacacacacacacacacacacacacacactggtgttcCTACTGGATCTTCCAATAGTCAAGGTAAACACTACCTAATAACAGTCTTCATGTGTATTACCTTATGGTTTAATTCCACCTAATAACAGTCTTCATGTGTATTATCTTATGGTTTATATTCCACCAGGTAACAGTCTATATGTGTATTATCTTATGGTTTATATTCCACCTAATAACAGTCTATATGTGTATTATCTTATGGTTTATATTCCACCTAATAACAGTCTTATAGTGTATTATCTTATGGTTTATATTCCACCAGGTAACAGTCTATATGTGTATTGTCTTATGGTTTATATTCCACCTAATAACAGTCTATATGTGTATTATCTTATGGTTATATTCCACCAGGTAACAGTCTATATGTGTATTGTCTTATGGTTTATATTCCACCTAATAACAGTCTATATGTGTATTATCTTATGGTTATATTCCACCTAAATAACAGTCTTCATGTGTATTATCTTCCGGTCCCACCAGGTAACGGACTGATGTTAACGGTGCTGCTGAAACGCCGTGGCCTCCTGAGGATCACAGAGATCTATCTGTTACACCTGGGCCTGGCTGATCTGATGCTGCTAGCCACCTTCCCCTTCGCACTGGCACAGGTGTCCTTGGGCGTGGTGCTCGGAGACGTCCGTGTAAGCTGATTGTCTGTTGAACCGACTCAACTTCCTTTGTGGGAGTCTCCTCCTGGCATGTATCGGCTTCGACCGTTACCTGGCCATCGTGCATGCCATCACCAGCCTCCAGAGCCGACGCCCCAGGAACGTACACCTCACCTGTCTGGCACTGTGGCTCAttgtctggctctgtctgtccCCAATGCGTGTTCCTGTCCGTAGGGGAGAGTCCTATAGACCCGTCAGCTCTCATGCTTCTTCCACAGTCACGGTCTCCATGCAAACAACTGGGATCTGACGTGGGTCCCCATCAAACGGCTCAGCATTTCATTTCGCTGATCCAGTTATTTTGTTGGCTTGTGTGACCTGGATGGAGCTCAAGCTGGTGAAACCAATCTCCTGCATAGCNNNNNNNNNNNNNNNNNNNNNNNNNTATGTGATTGTCTTATGGTTTATATTCCACCTAATAACAGTCTATATGTGTATTATCTTATGGTTTAATTCCACCTAAATAACAGTCTTCATGTGTATTATCTTCCGGTCCCACCAGGTAACGGACTGATGTTAACGGTGCTGCTGAAACGCCGTGGCCTCCTGAGGATCACAGAGATCTATCTGTTACACCTGGGCCTGGCTGATCTGATGCTGCTAGCCACCTTCCCCTTCGCACTGGCACAGGTGTCCTTGGGCGTGGTGCTCGGAGACGTCCTGTGTAAGCTGATGATGGTCGTTGAACCGACTCAACTTCCTTTGTGGAGTCTCCTCCTGGACTGTATCGGCTTCGACCGTTACCTGGCCATCGTGCATGCCATCACCAGCCTCCAGAGCCGACGCCCCAGGAACGTACACCTCACCTGTCTGGCACTGTGGCTCATttgtctggctctgtctgtccCCAATGCTGTTCCTGTCCGTAGGGGAGAGTCCTATAGACCCGACTCAGCTCTCATGCTCTTCCACAGTCACGTCTCCATGCAAACAACTGGGATCTGACGGTGGTCCCCATCAAACGGCTCAGCATTTCATTTCGCTGATCCAGTTATTTTGTTGGCTTGTGTGACCTGGATGGAGCTCAAGCTGGTGAAACCAATCTCCTGCATAGCATGGAGTCTCTCAGCCAGAGCAGGGAGTTAGACCCTGATGGAACTCTCAGCTAGAGGACAGGATTTAACCTGGATGGGAGTCTCTCAGCCAGAGACAGGGAGTTATGACCTGTGGAGTCTCTCAGCCAGAGACACCAGAGTTAGACCTGATGGGAGTCTCTCAGCCAGAGACGAGAGTTACCTGATGAGTATCAGCACCAGAACAAGGAGTTAGACCTGGATGGAGTACTCCA
Protein-coding regions in this window:
- the ddx6 gene encoding LOW QUALITY PROTEIN: probable ATP-dependent RNA helicase ddx6 (The sequence of the model RefSeq protein was modified relative to this genomic sequence to represent the inferred CDS: inserted 2 bases in 2 codons; deleted 1 base in 1 codon), whose product is MSTASTHNPLILGHSSQNGQLRGPVVKVAGGQGSGGGSHQTHQSSQMKQASSTINNGTGPSSTQLAKATPTANTVIKPGDDWKRNLTLPPKDMRMRTSDVTATKGNEFEDYCLKRELLXGIFEVGWEKPSPIQEESIPIALSGRDILARAKNGTGKSGAYLIPLLERIDLKKDCIQAMGIVPTRELALQVSQICIQISKHMGGVKVMATTGGTNLRDDIMRLDETVHVVIATPGRILDLIKKGVAKVNQVQMIVLDEADKLLSQDFVVMMDEVLSYLPKQRQILLYSATFPLSVQKFMNSHLSKPYEINLMEELTLKGVTQYYAYVTERQKVHCLNTLFSRLQINQSIIXCNSSQRVELLAKDVSQLGYSCFLHPAKMRQEHRNRVFHDFRNGLCRNLVCTDLFTRGIDIQAVNVVINFDFPKLGETYLHRIGRSGRFGHLGLAINLITYDDRFNLKGIEEQLGTEIRPIPGSIDKSLYVAEYHSENGEEVKL
- the LOC112072428 gene encoding LOW QUALITY PROTEIN: C-X-C chemokine receptor type 5 (The sequence of the model RefSeq protein was modified relative to this genomic sequence to represent the inferred CDS: inserted 3 bases in 2 codons; substituted 1 base at 1 genomic stop codon), which codes for MTYDEGSFEGGIFSGFDNYSDLLESSNNSSSDTEYTCPDGAGLQLFHTVFQPLVYSLVFFLGLTGNGLMLTVLLKRRGLLRITEIYLLHLGLADLMLLATFPFALAQVSLGVVLGDVLCKLMMVVEPTQLPLWSLLLDCIGFDRYLAIVHAITSLQSRRPRNVHLTCLALWLICLALSVPNAVPVRRGESYRPDSALMLFHSHXLHANNWDLTERLLTHVLCFFLPLGVMTYCYAAVAVTLHHSQRGQRSLEKEGAIRLAALVTAVFCLCWLPYNITMLVRTLVDRGLDSGLSCQSRTSLDKALVVTESLGYTHCCLNPLLYAFTGVRFRQDLLRLLAHXGFGKXGVYSEGSRASASFSKGLTATTAKILMLTNIFYCYNSGKRCLRRSFFKGILMVKSDL